Part of the Tachypleus tridentatus isolate NWPU-2018 unplaced genomic scaffold, ASM421037v1 Hic_cluster_2, whole genome shotgun sequence genome is shown below.
gTCGAACCGCCTCCAGCGATGTACAGAACACCGTTTTACATTGCAAAATCGGTATCCAAGAGAGTTCATTACCGTTAGTTCAATATTCCCTTTCATGAGTGAGATTTCTTTTACCATCtttgagaacaaacaatttttgatgATTCTGCTATACTGTGATGATGTCTAACCTCCCAGTTGTCAAATTGTCAGcagctttgttatttttttgtttattaaaacaaataacagttaCCTTACCAAAATGCCATAGATAGAAAGTAGTCCAGTTAACTAATGTAGTGACACTCCAGTTAATCATGAAAAAAACTTGCACATTCTGAAATTGAGCAAAATTCCGTAGCAACTGTGAATAcattaaattacagaaaactgCGTGCGaagaataaaatatgtgaaaactaaATCGTGAACTAGAAGTTAcacaataaaacctaaaaacgtctcagaaatatattatttcgtcATTCAAGAAAAGAAGAGCTAATATTAATGCTCCAACAATCGCCATGTTTCAACATTAGGAAATaaccagtgattttttttttctaaatttcaaattagaaaattcgCCCCCAGACCATTTCTGTTTAGCAATTAACCtttcaaattaatgtaattatgtaTTACCAACagactgaaacaataatatttggatgtttgttttgaatttcgcgtaaagcttttcgagggatatctgcgctagccgtccctaatttagcagtgtaagaccagagggaagacagctagttagcaTCActcatcgccatctcttgggctactcttttatcaatgaatagtgggattgaccgtcacattataacgccccacggctaaaaggggcgagcatgtttggcgcgacggggataccagcccgcgtccctcagattacgaatcgcacgccttaatccacctatTCGGATCATAAATTGTCAGTCTACAATTTTATATGTGACGAAACGACCAACGACGCTCTCTCCCATCCCGAAAGATAACTACAGCCCACTTTACAGCGATTAATCGTATAATTCCATAAAATCCACTTCAATTAgacgaaaattataaattagaatttctatatttatattatgtactcACTAGCCGTAGAGCCCTAAAGGAGAACTCACATCAAGTgaataagtgtttgtaaaatagCAATACTTTTCAGTGGAGCTAACAACTGCAAGATACAGTAAGAAAGAGGTTTAAGAGGAAAGTTAATTTTAGATCCAGCGAATTTATATAGATTCTTATACAGCTGAAGagatttgttatttattcttaacattaataagatagaatacataatttactatttttatttacttactttcATTAACATTGTTCACCCATTTCAGAATTTTCGCGTAACAATGCATTAgggtatatatttttaacaaaggtACAAATGCTTTCTGCCATCATCCCCAATTTAGaactattggtttggtttgtcttgaatttcgagATAAACtgtacgaggactatctgtgctagccgtccctaatttagcagtgtaagactagagggaaggcagctagtcatcaccacccaccgccaactcttgggctactcttttaccaacgaatagtgggattgaccgtcacattataacgcccccacggctgggagggcgagcgtgttttggcgcgactcgggcgcaaacccgcgaccctcagattacgaatcgcacgtgttaacgcgctaggccatgccaggtcccggAGGGATAGGAAATGTACATTATCTAATATACATCACTACTACAAACTGCACACTTCTAATTAATTTATATGACGAAATCCGTGTAATAATTTCCTAATCTTTGTTCTTGCGGGTCCACCTGACCTGCTTTCATTGATGTTTGTGAAACATCGAACTGATTACACAAACCACATTCTTTTATGTTAGCTCTCATTTATTACAAAAACGTGTCCTGTATGCGTTATAAAAGTTACCAAATATttctattcgattagagtagctaaagagttggcgatgagtactgttaaataactgcctttcctgtagttacAGATCAAAGATGGTTAATACTTTACGTGaggaaacaaattatataaaagtatcaCAATTCTTATAATTAcgctctccagtggctcagcggtatgtctgcggaattacaacgctaaaaaccgggttttgatacctctagttagcagagcacagatagttcattgtgtagctttgggcttaattcaaaacaaataaacaaacaaaatatattggtgttgggacagaaaaatgtttttatcaatcttgttagcaaatatcataaatttgatacatatcaatatttaattagctaCTTATTTTCAAGAGAATTTccgaatatttaatatatttatatataaatatgtatattttaacaaaaccatGTTGTAGAGTTCGCAGTTGAAATCTTAATTTCAAtgaaagtttctcactaatttctcAAGTATCATTTAATGGTCTATAACAGATTCtcgctaagttttttttttaaggtaaagtaattcttttttAATATGGTATGCTTGTATGCAACtcatgggttatttaatttttggattTTGGTTCCAGTTTCGGATCTCTTGTgaaaacaatcttgtgagggCTGTCAAcgtgtttaatttgattattctttTTAGGTTTCTGTACAATAAGTTTATGTTCGCTTTTGCAACGTTTCAATTGACACGTAGGTGTTGATTTTGGAGTTCtaccaataacaaatttgtttcggttttcactatttccaataacaataaaaacgtttctctgaTGATGTTCTGGCTTACTGCCAAGTCTTACAGTAATAATTTCATCAACATTATGGAAAAGTCTAGTTGAGGGAGGCCTGATGTTGCTTGACACCTCCCTCTGGATCCAATCAACGTCTCTTATTTCTTTTGAAGCTGGTGTTTCTGCCTgaagatgtaaatcataattagtgaggGAACACTCATcaatcggaaaaaaaaaaaactgttttaataacaataatcaggtaataaacattttactataatatgaataaaaccaaataagtgtttatatgaaaattgtatGTTATGAAATTGGATCAAGatatctgataaacgttttctcgaaactcgaaatatatctcaagcattgtcccaaatagtgaggaaggtaatatagagcaaacaagagctttaaataatgtttaacatttatgttttgtaagttcacaaatactaacttgttaaaacaagataaaactactgttataaataaatgtttgttgttctcctcatttcattgttatataaattaaacatgaaaagttatgtaatctgAACTACTAATGACTATTAAGAGaaagagttttcaaactgtcttatcatagttgtaacactgaAGTAAATCACGCagtttatagtactttaaaatattcaataatcttagtccaaaagaagacaattggatatttcactaaatgtctgtcaGACCAGTGAAATTTGGCTgacgataaaaaacaaactgttgtaaaatgtatcaaggtgttattaacaagatatggtggaatcacttgttacaaaatggtacaaatacactggtactaaACTAAGAATGataaaatccacattttaagTAAGTTACCGTGATCTAACGATTCGCAGcaattatgtgataactgttaaaaacagaatcagatgttCGCAGCTTCAACAGAACGTCATTTCTGTGTATGTACGGTTAAAACTCATAAAGTTTGGTAATATTAACAACGAAAggtaaattttagttatagtaagacacaaaataactcactttaatatcagtagtgGAAGTATGTGTGGTAATGAAAAATCATGAACCGACAATCAgacctttatgttttccagatgtcatAATAGCAATGGAAGTACCTCTTACATTAtcatatattgtaatgtttggttCTGGCTTTAGCTaaatggatgataattgtcttgccacatgtaataatattgaagaagaggtaattgaccagtttaactagggtacagacttatcaaacctcaatagtatcgaacatgtataggtctcttttggaagaagaattacatgtattcaaatgactCTGAACGCATGTTTTTCTGTAGTTGTGGATGTCTTAACAACACTCATTGTAAGCAAGCATATCatattgatcacacagtttgacacagtatacattacattaaagtgaaatgtttttaactctaccaaatataaatcataaacgtaatatgaatgagaaattaattcaattttgaaccaGATACAGATATTCACATAAATTAAGTATCAgaatggttgtaattattttataacagtaattttgcattaacattaataatgtgctattaattccattatatttcagttgcttcttgcaatatatatatgtgtgtaggtATAAATTAACTTGTacgaagtgaaagtttaatattaagagcgCATCCTAtttattaatggttatatacttgtgctgtataatactgagtactataaagtaaaagaatTTTAAACGTATACGAACCGTTGTCAgtgaatcagattttaatgtCCCTTCAGGTTTCTCATCATTCACGATTGTCTCAACGCGTatctttaattcagttttatcagGACTTGAAGCAGGCTTGCTCACGTTTTCTGCTCTTTCTGGTTTCTTTTCTACTGagtgattttcatttattgtctgcaatatggttggttctgtttgattttcctttaataccacattagtttctcttttattgAACTTATTTGTTGGGACCTTCTCACACTCAGggatcattgaaacagcttcCAAAATGTCTAATTCACTGGGGGTGATCTTTTTAGTTACAAGCTCCTGGTCTTCTCTAGCTTCGTGTAGGCAAAAACACCACAAGACCCGAGGATGCGGTTTTTTAGAGCTTTCCATTTGCCCCGGGCTTTTTCATTCACATTGCAGAAGCAACAAAgaacactaaataaaaaataaatgagaaataaaaacgcgatttttttctttcagttttctatataaacaatactattaaagattaactctaaatagttgtcttttttgttggttttatcgTTAGCAAACAGATCtacaaaaacacttgataaaccACCATGTAGAAATGTTAACTAcaattgaaaagttattttgacctcatttgtaaggttaattaaacatattcagcttTACAAGGTTCACATTTgtgttttcacaaattaactaccaaaggggcactgaacacacttgacattttcaaatatccaaccctactattcaattaaaagataattgggtattgaggtcagatgctctctcacccctgttccacatactttaattagcAAGAACTGGAAGATAACTTGTAACTTACCACAGAGCAATAAGACAAATCGAAATTAGTGTCAGCTCTTCCATCCACCAAGGATATCTTACAACTGTTGGTTTGGAGGCCCAGGGGAAAGTAAGCTTGAgaaccacttcagttggatcttaagagagagttgttttacacattgtatcgattacataaaacagaaagaaaacttcaaatgtaacttaataacaaagtgtataattctttaaactaaaaataaacttgatttaacatattaaaaattacaattaaataaatatgatatttcttatatattttcatattaaacattgataacaacctttacaagttgacaactgtaaaaatagattttttctttacactttaaacgataattagcaaagaaaaatgacgcctgttatattatttgagctccttactagtagacaaatagtacagttatgtaataacaacaactatatagttatataacgggAAATCAGTcaggttttccaacatatttactTTGTGAGACGATATATCACGAAACCTTCTGACTTTCCATTCCAAACACACGTGATCAGACGATATAAGAAAAATCTCGACATTTTCTTTACGATAATGTACATATTATTcaactcagtataacacagtgaGTAAAATCAACTTCGATTTACTTAACttgtaagaatatataacacaaattaaacaaaccgtCTTTCCATTGACTAGTTAATAAAGCCAGTTTGTTTAATCGCTATTCATTTACtgaattaagttttataattagcttCTTCACTTATTATGGTACACAATTATATTTTGCTATCGAATCGTATCTACTGAATGGTAGTTTCTGcgtttttataacactattaaaaacagtaattttacaaatttctctttaCTCTAAATTTCCCAGATAAAGAACGATACCATTTTGACCACAAACACTGAACGTCGTACGTCAATGCTCATGAAGTTTTTTCGCTTACTTtgtaacaattctttctaatagttttGTTCAGAACTTACGAGACGGTGCTAACGTTTTGATAATCCAATGTTATTATAATCTTATATTaagacatttgttttgtatttggacaACTTACTTTCTTTTATCACAAAACGACATcatgtacacaaaataaacatattaaacatagatataaattatgttttgggacatacactgttttagttaaatatctttacgtctttttagtaataatgtgacACACACAGATGTGCTATTGAGACaccgttatatttgtttgtttttcaatttcgcggataGCTGAACGAGGGCTttcagcgctagccgttcctaattttgaaatgatatactggaggtaagacagctattcaatactatttgtcgtAAATGTTTGAGCTCATCTTTAAAAAGAGTAGTATGATTTCTCAGTAAAACCAAatctttttaatgcattaaaaaccatgaaagttatgaagaagtatcgtattataacaatctgcctgaacaaaataaacatctttaaaatgttaaggaaacaataaaagaaaactttaaaacccttttgtttcattacttctacaaagatctttattatcagctccttcttcatcagtaattttatctCCAGGGCAAGGTATACAGGCGTCAGCAGCAAATGATGTCATGTAAGTCCCTCCTGGACACGGCAGGCAGTGAGTTTggaatccattgtcatagtgaccaggaggacatggatctgaaaccgttaaaagtacatagttaaacatttatttacccagtgttaatttttatcgttctaacaacgtctttagtatcaaaaaacgtatttgtttaaccaaaattccatatttttaaaagtctttcatctatttgtgtttaatgtgaacaggttaaagtaattgagtatcatatatacttacaacacctgtaaACATCTCTTTGGTATCCTCGAGTACAGTTGAGATTCtcggctggaacatacactggggaaaacaacagagagttaatatttttgtaagcaccttttgtgtcaccgttggaattttaaggtttctcacaatgagcacgacgcactagttataatattaattataactcgctctgtaaaataacaacataaatgttacttttcgtgagaaaaataaaacgtgtcgtgcttcaaaacagtttcttaacagtagacttttgtttctttatgtacttcctGATGGAGTTCACTTATGAAACcaatcacacaaacttggaaatttatgaaattacacacgatcttttttttattgatacattAGATTTCCGTTGGTGTTTCCCttgcaaaattcttatttgtcacagttaaacgtGAAACCgttgtcactgtttatgttaatatcaggtatgaaaatacaggttcttttgggaatatcacgttggtaaaatgtatcagtatatgattgtgtcttgcaaacaacaaaatatcaaataatatccgtGTAATGCAGAAAATGCGTGATATGCATTCCGGGAAAATTTTTCatatgaagttaaaataaaagcaaatacttaatattttgtggatttatcaagataaataatattgcgatataacacctttcactgtaaatttaaagtattgtttattcaaaatacgttCTTAAAAACTTCGTAGATATGGTTTGTATCTTTACAGTTCATAAGATTTTGATTCAACATTCATaagttgagttcattatatcaaaataactttggagcctcattacttctctctacaggttttccataatccatctagtctcTGATCACATAGAAATCTATAATTACTACATCAGTCACGTGACTGGTACATCTGTGTGTGCATATCTATCTAATTACTCAGCGGTTAGAAAACTGGGACATTTTTTTACGTACCGTCGCCTGGGACACTTCAGCGGTTTTTATCTCTGACATTTGTgttcgtacgacttgttgcaggtctttttcCGAATTGTTCTGgcaaaccaaaattatttttcgatgctcttaagtacaataaatatctttgtttccaatattttaaattctcatttgaatatattttcatgatttgggcatataaaaatttacattgaaaaggtctgttacatacctttcccaaaagcaaccaattttcggttacattacaccatttacgaaatgt
Proteins encoded:
- the LOC143242248 gene encoding uncharacterized protein LOC143242248, with product MESSKKPHPRVLWCFCLHEAREDQELVTKKITPSELDILEAVSMIPECEKVPTNKFNKRETNVVLKENQTEPTILQTINENHSVEKKPERAENVSKPASSPDKTELKIRVETIVNDEKPEGTLKSDSLTTAETPASKEIRDVDWIQREVSSNIRPPSTRLFHNVDEIITVRLGSKPEHHQRNVFIVIGNSENRNKFVIGRTPKSTPTCQLKRCKSEHKLIVQKPKKNNQIKHVDSPHKIVFTRDPKLEPKSKN